One stretch of Flavobacterium sp. 9 DNA includes these proteins:
- a CDS encoding GNAT family N-acetyltransferase encodes MESKIEIRKVEKQDLDFVYKAICELENEVLDFEVFKEIFDENFSNPKNVYLIAENENEGLGFISFHTQNLLHHCGLVGEIQEFFIHQKYRGQGVGKQLIEKIMIYADQNNLKSIEVTTNKRRVENVLIYENLGFGLTHNKFTIYK; translated from the coding sequence ATGGAATCAAAAATTGAAATAAGAAAAGTAGAAAAACAAGACTTGGATTTTGTGTACAAAGCAATCTGCGAACTCGAAAATGAAGTTTTGGATTTTGAAGTATTCAAGGAAATATTCGATGAAAACTTTTCGAATCCAAAGAATGTTTACCTAATTGCCGAAAATGAAAACGAAGGTTTAGGTTTTATTAGTTTTCACACCCAAAATCTTTTACATCATTGCGGATTAGTTGGCGAAATCCAGGAGTTTTTTATTCATCAAAAATATCGCGGTCAAGGCGTTGGTAAACAATTGATAGAAAAAATCATGATTTATGCTGATCAAAATAACCTGAAAAGTATCGAAGTTACCACAAATAAAAGACGAGTAGAAAACGTATTGATTTACGAAAATCTTGGTTTTGGTTTAACGCATAATAAGTTTACGATTTATAAGTAA
- a CDS encoding lipopolysaccharide assembly protein LapB, with amino-acid sequence MNKIFTLLVLLVSLRLSAQNSLQFDKKFVQSEDKWVAFPKDSTDAYPYGFIYIDAQAGLTFDYEGSFKINGTGKFIPKRREVVGQVKYRLEPNNNLIAFIPDSKLAELNIDKIPDWLKGYKTGEGSVERLYQWGFMYNGWNECEKALEYLEKAQKINPEYKGLRTELAFSYNCLKQYQKAVDILKIALKSDPLDAYTNKELIYAETKNGNLEDAENVCRKVFKECADKTYNAENAYNVLQAYYLKNDIKNFNRWFAETNSHLMSDPQIKSLAQQMKKEL; translated from the coding sequence ATGAATAAGATTTTTACCTTACTTGTTTTACTGGTTTCATTGCGTCTTTCGGCACAAAATAGTCTTCAGTTTGATAAGAAATTTGTGCAGAGCGAAGATAAGTGGGTTGCGTTTCCAAAAGATAGTACAGATGCTTATCCATATGGATTTATATACATCGATGCTCAGGCTGGATTGACGTTTGATTATGAGGGAAGTTTTAAAATTAATGGAACGGGTAAATTTATTCCAAAAAGAAGAGAGGTTGTTGGACAGGTGAAATACAGATTAGAACCTAATAATAACCTGATAGCGTTTATTCCTGATTCAAAACTTGCAGAGTTGAATATTGACAAAATTCCGGATTGGCTTAAGGGGTATAAAACAGGAGAAGGTTCTGTAGAACGACTTTATCAATGGGGTTTCATGTATAATGGTTGGAACGAATGCGAAAAAGCGCTGGAATATCTTGAGAAAGCTCAAAAAATAAACCCGGAATATAAAGGACTTCGAACTGAATTGGCTTTTTCGTATAATTGTTTGAAGCAATATCAAAAAGCCGTTGATATTTTGAAGATTGCTTTAAAAAGTGATCCGCTTGACGCTTATACCAATAAGGAATTGATTTATGCAGAAACAAAAAATGGCAATTTAGAAGATGCTGAAAATGTTTGTCGTAAAGTGTTTAAAGAATGTGCCGATAAAACTTATAATGCCGAAAATGCTTATAATGTTTTACAAGCGTATTACCTGAAAAATGACATTAAAAACTTTAATAGATGGTTTGCAGAAACCAATTCTCATTTAATGAGTGATCCGCAAATTAAATCGTTGGCACAACAAATGAAAAAGGAATTATAA
- a CDS encoding ferritin — protein sequence MKDLLRTSTSLVEGIENILNLQAKLESDASNKYLAMAAWLDRNGYANTASYMYKQAEEEREHFLKVFKYITDMGGIAVTPSVPEVQQEFASFREVFEIALQNEIAVTQAINKVIAKCRAENDYATEDFMMWYVAEQREEEKNARRALELFELINGNEADGKFQLDVQISKIG from the coding sequence ATGAAAGATTTACTAAGAACAAGTACTTCATTAGTTGAAGGAATCGAAAATATATTGAACTTACAGGCAAAATTAGAAAGTGACGCTTCTAATAAATATTTAGCTATGGCTGCATGGTTAGATAGAAACGGTTATGCAAATACAGCATCTTATATGTACAAGCAAGCTGAAGAAGAAAGAGAGCATTTTCTAAAAGTTTTCAAATATATTACAGACATGGGAGGGATTGCAGTTACGCCATCTGTTCCGGAAGTGCAGCAAGAATTTGCTTCTTTTAGAGAAGTATTTGAAATTGCTTTGCAAAACGAAATTGCAGTTACTCAGGCAATCAATAAAGTAATCGCAAAATGTAGAGCTGAGAATGATTATGCTACAGAAGATTTTATGATGTGGTATGTGGCTGAGCAAAGAGAAGAGGAGAAAAACGCAAGAAGAGCTTTAGAGCTTTTTGAATTGATCAACGGAAACGAAGCTGACGGCAAATTCCAATTGGATGTTCAGATTTCAAAAATCGGATAA
- a CDS encoding ATP-binding cassette domain-containing protein has product MKKHILEVDGIQKRFNERVVLSDVYLKCETSDIIGLFGRNGSGKSTLLKIIFGLISAPGKCIRIDGVSKNNSGNLSNEISYLHQEQYIPNHLSVKKAILLSIDKQNRDSFYEDQFIQSLLEKKIRHLSGGELRYLEIKIVLFNPAKFILLDEPYNGLSPVMIEVVNEMIKENSLRKGIIITDHNYQSTIKIANRLILIKEGKTHVLKEKSELVDKGYLTTSSFL; this is encoded by the coding sequence TTGAAAAAACATATTCTTGAAGTTGACGGAATCCAAAAAAGATTTAATGAAAGAGTAGTGCTTTCTGATGTTTATCTAAAATGCGAAACTTCAGATATTATTGGTTTATTTGGTCGAAATGGTTCGGGAAAATCTACTTTGCTGAAGATTATTTTTGGCCTTATTTCAGCTCCGGGAAAGTGTATAAGAATTGATGGTGTTTCAAAAAATAATTCGGGTAATTTGTCTAATGAAATTAGTTATTTGCATCAGGAGCAATATATACCGAATCATTTGTCTGTAAAGAAGGCAATTTTGTTGTCAATCGATAAACAAAATAGAGATAGTTTTTACGAAGATCAATTTATTCAATCTCTTTTAGAAAAGAAAATTCGGCATTTATCAGGTGGAGAACTCCGATATCTTGAAATTAAAATAGTACTTTTTAATCCTGCAAAATTCATTTTGCTTGACGAACCATATAACGGATTGTCTCCTGTAATGATTGAAGTTGTAAATGAAATGATCAAAGAAAATTCACTTAGAAAAGGAATTATTATAACCGATCATAATTACCAAAGCACAATCAAAATTGCGAATCGGTTAATTTTGATTAAAGAAGGTAAGACGCATGTTTTAAAGGAAAAAAGCGAACTTGTCGATAAAGGTTATTTGACAACTTCTTCTTTTTTATAA
- a CDS encoding GNAT family N-acetyltransferase, translated as MTIQKANPNDHEILTEITKKSKAYWGYSNEQIENWSQFLTVSKEYIEKNSVFNLVDNDKIIGYYSFFHESENIIKLDNLFVLPEFIGKGFGKVLMDDFLIRIKNDDVQKVILDSEPNAEVFYSKFGFVTIGQIETSIKDRFMPIMELLIEKV; from the coding sequence ATGACCATACAAAAAGCAAACCCAAACGATCACGAAATCTTAACCGAAATAACCAAAAAATCAAAAGCATATTGGGGATATTCAAACGAGCAAATCGAAAATTGGTCGCAATTCCTGACCGTTTCCAAAGAATATATCGAGAAGAATTCGGTTTTTAATTTAGTTGATAACGATAAAATTATTGGTTATTATTCATTCTTCCACGAAAGTGAAAACATTATAAAACTTGATAATTTGTTTGTTTTACCGGAATTTATCGGCAAAGGATTCGGGAAAGTATTAATGGATGATTTTCTTATTCGAATAAAAAATGACGACGTTCAAAAAGTGATTCTTGATTCGGAACCAAATGCAGAAGTGTTTTATTCTAAATTTGGATTTGTAACAATTGGTCAAATAGAAACTTCGATTAAAGATCGCTTTATGCCAATCATGGAGTTATTAATAGAAAAAGTTTAA
- a CDS encoding aminopeptidase P family protein: MKYHQINSALFVKNRRKFTAEMKPNSVAVFNSNDIYPVSADSTLPFAQHRDIFYLSGVDQEESILLLFPDAPYENQKEILFLKETNDHIAVWEGEKLSKERAFQVSGIRTVYWLQDFHKVLNEMMTYADTMYINTNEHYRATVETETREARFVKWWKERYPAHNVAKSNPILQRIRSVKESEEIDLIQQACDITEKGFRRLLSFVKPNVTEYEIEAELIHEFIRNRSKGFAYTPIIASGNNANVLHYIENNQQCKAGDLILLDVAAEYANYSSDMTRTIPVSGRFSERQKAVYNAVLRVKNEATKMLAPGTLWKQYHIEVGKIMTSELLGLGLIDKADVQNENPEWPAYKKYFMHGTSHHMGLDTHDYGLLHEPMKANMVFTVEPGIYIPEEKFGIRLEDNVVVQEKGEPFNLMRNIPIEVDEIESLMNS, encoded by the coding sequence ATGAAATATCATCAAATAAACAGCGCTCTTTTTGTAAAAAATCGCAGAAAATTCACGGCAGAAATGAAACCTAATTCGGTTGCCGTTTTCAATTCAAATGACATTTACCCAGTTAGCGCAGATAGTACTTTGCCGTTTGCACAACACAGAGATATTTTTTATCTAAGCGGTGTTGATCAGGAAGAAAGTATTTTGCTTTTGTTTCCGGATGCTCCTTATGAAAACCAAAAAGAAATTCTTTTCCTAAAAGAAACTAACGATCATATCGCGGTTTGGGAAGGTGAAAAACTTAGTAAAGAACGTGCTTTTCAGGTTTCGGGAATTAGAACGGTTTATTGGTTACAGGATTTTCATAAAGTTTTGAACGAAATGATGACGTATGCAGATACGATGTACATTAATACAAACGAACATTATCGCGCAACTGTTGAAACTGAAACTCGCGAAGCTCGTTTTGTAAAATGGTGGAAAGAACGTTATCCAGCGCATAATGTGGCAAAAAGTAACCCGATTTTGCAACGCATTCGTTCTGTAAAAGAAAGCGAAGAAATCGATTTGATTCAGCAAGCTTGCGATATTACGGAGAAAGGTTTCCGTAGATTATTGTCGTTCGTGAAACCAAATGTTACTGAATATGAAATCGAAGCTGAATTGATTCACGAATTCATTCGTAACCGTTCTAAAGGTTTTGCTTATACACCAATTATTGCTTCGGGAAATAATGCCAATGTTTTGCATTATATCGAAAACAATCAGCAATGTAAAGCCGGAGATTTAATTTTATTAGATGTTGCAGCAGAATATGCAAATTATTCAAGCGATATGACGAGAACAATTCCGGTTTCGGGAAGATTTTCTGAGCGTCAAAAAGCAGTTTACAATGCAGTTTTGAGAGTTAAAAATGAAGCTACAAAAATGTTGGCTCCAGGAACTCTTTGGAAACAATATCATATTGAAGTTGGTAAAATCATGACTTCGGAATTACTTGGTTTAGGATTAATCGATAAAGCCGATGTTCAGAACGAAAATCCGGAATGGCCAGCTTACAAAAAATATTTCATGCACGGAACTTCTCACCACATGGGACTTGACACGCACGATTATGGATTGCTTCACGAACCTATGAAAGCCAATATGGTTTTTACGGTTGAACCTGGAATTTATATTCCGGAGGAGAAATTCGGAATTCGTTTAGAAGATAATGTTGTGGTTCAGGAAAAAGGAGAACCTTTTAACTTGATGCGCAATATTCCGATTGAAGTTGATGAAATCGAAAGCTTAATGAACTCATAA
- a CDS encoding polymer-forming cytoskeletal protein, with protein MHNSVFKLITIKEVKSQYPFLLDREGFDYFEEWNDDDFFFVANEDVYFDGDFLLDVYEDKVKKWFINIFNLPIKIIEDLRIEGILVNGNIFTNGTIINAEGDYGPYVFISGNVTCKSLLLGGSYVEINGDVKAKEVVMTSYNHGNFKCSGVIDSPVFIVEDHNTTFAERKNDLFYYNDRANDFESKNDCEYDDDSDEDIISVELRKHLNNPLIETFEELKRELEKGELVLKKSNPAAKTFAYWKYRVESNYRDLKLVPHQFKTKELCELALNITFHALPFVNQEFITKELCERLVDKDGFAIQKIPDDFITKELCLKAAKSGTLISLIPKEFYSEELILTTFKNGKHEPNINDVSSEFITENLLEEYVKIGKGLWLDKVCKENGIDKFTILKQVIDSGIENLDSVFGNHFSKEVADYSASVYDNEENKEKWNNFIGKYKVKFERLGLNEYL; from the coding sequence ATGCATAATTCAGTTTTTAAATTAATAACAATAAAAGAAGTCAAATCGCAATATCCGTTTCTATTGGATCGTGAAGGATTTGATTATTTTGAAGAATGGAATGACGACGATTTCTTTTTTGTCGCAAACGAAGATGTCTATTTTGATGGTGATTTTTTACTAGATGTTTATGAGGATAAAGTAAAAAAATGGTTTATCAATATCTTTAATTTACCCATTAAAATTATTGAAGATTTAAGAATCGAAGGAATTTTGGTAAATGGAAATATCTTCACAAATGGAACTATAATAAATGCCGAAGGAGATTACGGACCTTATGTTTTTATTAGCGGAAATGTAACTTGTAAAAGTTTATTGTTAGGAGGTTCTTATGTCGAAATAAACGGAGATGTAAAAGCCAAAGAAGTGGTTATGACTTCGTACAATCACGGAAATTTTAAATGTTCCGGCGTTATCGATTCTCCCGTTTTTATAGTCGAAGATCATAATACAACTTTTGCTGAGCGAAAAAATGATTTGTTTTATTATAATGACAGAGCAAATGATTTTGAGTCAAAAAATGATTGCGAATATGATGATGATTCTGATGAAGATATTATTTCGGTAGAATTGCGCAAACATCTGAATAATCCATTAATTGAAACTTTCGAAGAATTAAAACGTGAGTTAGAGAAAGGCGAATTGGTTTTGAAAAAAAGTAATCCCGCTGCCAAAACTTTTGCATATTGGAAATATAGAGTTGAATCAAATTATAGAGATTTGAAGTTAGTTCCGCATCAATTTAAAACCAAAGAATTGTGCGAATTGGCTTTGAATATCACATTTCATGCTTTGCCATTTGTCAATCAGGAATTTATTACGAAGGAACTTTGCGAGAGATTAGTCGATAAAGATGGATTTGCGATTCAGAAAATTCCGGACGACTTTATAACAAAAGAACTTTGCTTAAAAGCAGCGAAAAGCGGAACCTTAATTTCGCTTATTCCAAAGGAGTTTTATTCTGAAGAATTGATTTTAACGACATTCAAAAACGGAAAACACGAACCGAATATAAATGATGTTTCGTCTGAATTTATTACCGAAAATTTGCTCGAAGAATATGTGAAAATAGGCAAAGGATTATGGCTGGATAAAGTTTGTAAAGAAAACGGAATTGACAAATTCACTATTTTAAAACAAGTAATCGATTCTGGAATAGAAAATTTAGATTCAGTTTTTGGAAATCATTTTAGTAAAGAAGTTGCTGATTATTCGGCTTCTGTTTATGATAATGAAGAAAATAAGGAGAAATGGAATAATTTTATTGGGAAATACAAAGTTAAATTTGAGCGTCTTGGGTTGAACGAATATCTTTAG
- a CDS encoding helix-turn-helix domain-containing protein, which yields MSTEIKPKHIGRNISRIRELRDMKQEALAISIGVSQQTILSIEGSESVDDEKLKAIAEALGVTPEIIKNFSEDAVFNIIGNTYNDNASSAINLGCTFNPFDKLLEAFDKNEKLYERLVEAEKEKVALLEKLLDKK from the coding sequence ATGAGCACAGAAATAAAACCAAAACATATTGGGCGAAACATAAGCCGAATTAGAGAGCTTAGAGATATGAAACAGGAAGCACTTGCGATTTCGATTGGCGTAAGTCAACAAACCATCTTGAGTATTGAAGGAAGCGAAAGCGTTGACGACGAAAAACTTAAAGCAATTGCCGAAGCTTTGGGAGTTACGCCTGAAATAATAAAAAACTTTTCTGAAGATGCTGTTTTTAATATTATTGGAAATACGTATAACGACAATGCTTCTTCTGCAATTAATTTAGGTTGCACTTTTAATCCATTTGATAAACTTCTTGAAGCTTTTGACAAAAATGAAAAGCTTTATGAAAGATTGGTTGAAGCTGAAAAAGAAAAAGTGGCTCTTTTAGAGAAGTTGCTTGATAAGAAGTAA
- a CDS encoding alpha/beta hydrolase — MKKIFLLVFLMVLGNSFAQTEGYSTNNDSSKTYYKVFGKGEPLLIINGGPGMNSNGFESMAKTLAETQETIIYDQRGTGNSKLAELNSKTISMKIMADDIESLRKHLKIKKWNILGHSFGGMLASYYATIYPNSINKLVLSSSGGVDLTLLKTENLIERNLTKVEKDSMNYWNDKIAKGDTSHKAALGRGRAMAPAYVYDQKYVPIIAERLTQGNPKINGLLWDDMQKIKFDCKAKLKTFKNPVLIIQGKQDVISNQIGELANKAFPNSKLILLENCRHYGWLDAKEKYFTDVNSFLKS, encoded by the coding sequence ATGAAAAAGATTTTTCTATTGGTTTTCCTGATGGTTTTAGGAAACTCTTTTGCTCAAACAGAAGGTTATTCGACAAACAATGATTCGAGTAAAACATATTATAAGGTATTCGGAAAAGGCGAACCGCTTTTGATTATTAACGGTGGTCCGGGAATGAACAGTAATGGTTTTGAAAGTATGGCTAAAACATTGGCAGAAACGCAGGAAACTATTATTTATGATCAACGCGGAACCGGAAATTCAAAGTTGGCTGAATTGAATTCCAAAACTATTTCTATGAAAATAATGGCGGATGATATTGAGTCTTTAAGAAAACATCTGAAAATTAAAAAATGGAATATTCTAGGTCATTCTTTTGGCGGAATGTTGGCTTCATATTATGCTACAATATATCCAAACAGCATTAATAAATTGGTTCTGTCATCGTCCGGCGGAGTTGATTTGACTTTGCTAAAAACAGAAAATCTTATCGAAAGAAATCTAACTAAAGTCGAAAAAGATTCAATGAATTATTGGAATGATAAAATTGCAAAAGGCGACACTTCTCATAAAGCCGCACTTGGCCGAGGAAGAGCAATGGCGCCGGCTTATGTTTACGACCAAAAATATGTTCCTATTATTGCCGAAAGATTAACTCAGGGAAATCCTAAAATAAACGGATTGCTTTGGGATGATATGCAAAAGATCAAATTTGATTGTAAAGCAAAGCTGAAAACATTCAAAAATCCGGTTCTGATTATTCAGGGAAAACAAGATGTAATCAGCAATCAAATTGGAGAATTGGCGAATAAAGCTTTTCCAAATTCAAAACTAATCTTGCTTGAAAACTGCAGGCATTATGGATGGCTTGATGCAAAAGAAAAGTATTTTACGGATGTTAATTCCTTTTTAAAATCATAA
- a CDS encoding LytTR family DNA-binding domain-containing protein has product MKQLNISIKHNLIVGLLIALWIFVFAFIIRPFDDGTIDFKSWFLISLGFSVLAFLCYSVLAFVQKRVYLKTSKWNLKLEIASLLFFYLIYLIGIYFYYKSPILKGGYNFTAFFLIIFSRVALILTPVIILARRYLIKLIPSKDDILTIRGENKLDILKINKADLVCISNAQNYVEIFYIENDKLTSKLLRTSLRKVQEDFDFLMQIHRSHLINPTHFKSWRNQNTVVLTQIELPVSKNYKETLLAL; this is encoded by the coding sequence ATGAAACAACTAAACATATCCATAAAACACAATCTGATAGTAGGTTTACTTATCGCATTATGGATTTTTGTTTTTGCTTTTATCATAAGACCTTTTGACGACGGAACTATAGATTTTAAATCATGGTTTTTGATAAGTTTAGGTTTTAGTGTTTTGGCATTTTTGTGCTATTCAGTTTTGGCTTTTGTTCAAAAACGAGTTTATCTTAAAACCTCAAAATGGAATTTAAAGCTGGAAATAGCTAGTTTGCTGTTTTTTTACTTGATTTATTTAATTGGAATTTACTTCTATTACAAAAGTCCAATTCTCAAAGGCGGATATAATTTTACAGCATTCTTTTTGATCATATTTAGCCGAGTTGCTTTGATTCTAACTCCGGTAATTATTCTCGCCAGAAGATATTTGATTAAATTAATTCCTTCGAAAGATGATATTCTAACTATAAGAGGAGAGAATAAACTAGATATTTTAAAAATTAACAAAGCCGATTTGGTTTGTATTTCGAATGCTCAGAATTACGTTGAGATTTTTTATATCGAAAACGACAAACTTACCTCAAAACTGCTTCGGACTTCGCTTAGAAAAGTTCAGGAAGATTTTGATTTTTTAATGCAAATTCATCGATCGCATTTAATAAATCCAACACATTTTAAATCCTGGAGAAATCAAAATACTGTTGTTTTAACTCAAATCGAACTTCCTGTTTCTAAAAACTACAAAGAAACTTTATTGGCGTTATAA
- a CDS encoding alpha/beta fold hydrolase, which produces MKNILYKNTKISYTDSGSGTAIVLLHGFLENKKMWQEYVILFSEKHRIITIDLLGHGESDCLGYVHAMEDNANAVQEVLKHLKIEKATILGHSMGGYVGLAFAELFPNNIQKLVLLNSTSREDTHEKKLNRTRAIKAVKQNAINFVSLAIGNLFSENNRTRLADEIEKVKIQALKTPLQGIVASLEGMKIRKDREALLQKNLFPVLLILGKKDPVLNYDESISQIEDTTAELVSFEDGHMSHIENKEELKVILLDFFQ; this is translated from the coding sequence TTGAAAAACATTCTATACAAAAACACCAAAATATCTTATACTGATTCAGGTTCCGGAACTGCAATTGTATTGCTTCATGGCTTTCTGGAGAATAAAAAAATGTGGCAGGAATATGTTATTTTATTCTCAGAAAAACATCGTATAATTACAATTGATTTATTAGGTCATGGCGAATCTGATTGTTTGGGATATGTTCATGCAATGGAAGATAATGCAAATGCTGTTCAGGAAGTTTTAAAACATCTAAAAATTGAAAAAGCCACTATTCTTGGACATTCTATGGGAGGATATGTTGGTTTGGCTTTCGCCGAATTATTCCCAAATAACATTCAGAAACTAGTTTTATTAAATTCTACTTCCAGAGAAGATACTCACGAAAAGAAACTAAACAGAACTCGCGCTATTAAAGCAGTTAAACAAAATGCTATAAACTTTGTAAGCCTTGCAATTGGGAATTTGTTTAGTGAAAACAACAGAACAAGATTAGCTGATGAAATCGAAAAGGTAAAAATTCAGGCGCTAAAAACTCCGCTACAAGGAATTGTTGCTTCGCTTGAAGGAATGAAAATCAGAAAAGACAGAGAAGCTCTTTTACAAAAAAATCTATTTCCGGTTTTGTTGATCTTAGGAAAAAAAGATCCCGTTTTAAACTACGACGAAAGCATTTCTCAAATAGAAGATACAACCGCCGAACTTGTTTCGTTTGAAGATGGACATATGAGTCACATTGAAAACAAGGAAGAATTGAAAGTTATATTATTAGACTTTTTTCAATAG
- a CDS encoding TIGR00266 family protein has product MQAHEIDYQIFGEEMQYVEIELDPQEIVIAEAGSFMMMENNIQMETIFGDGSQQQESGLFGKLLNAGKRVLTGESMFMTAFLNQGSSKSKVSFASPYPGKILPIDLTEFQGKFICQKNSFLCAAKGVSVGIEFSQKLGRGLFGGEGFIMQKLEGDGMAFVHSGGTMAKKVLGHGEVLKVDTGCIIGFTKDVDYDIEFIGGIKNSIFGGEGLFYASLKGPGTVYIQSLPFSRLADRIIASAPRSGGNSRDEGSLLGGLGNLLDGDNRF; this is encoded by the coding sequence ATGCAGGCACACGAAATAGATTATCAAATTTTTGGAGAAGAAATGCAGTATGTTGAAATAGAACTAGACCCACAGGAAATTGTAATTGCCGAAGCTGGCAGTTTTATGATGATGGAAAACAATATCCAAATGGAAACCATATTTGGAGACGGTTCTCAGCAACAGGAATCTGGTTTGTTTGGCAAACTTTTAAATGCAGGTAAAAGAGTTCTTACCGGCGAAAGCATGTTTATGACAGCATTTTTAAACCAAGGCAGCAGCAAAAGTAAAGTTTCATTTGCATCGCCATATCCTGGAAAAATCCTTCCGATTGATTTAACAGAATTTCAAGGTAAATTTATCTGTCAAAAAAACTCCTTCTTATGTGCTGCCAAAGGCGTTTCTGTCGGGATAGAATTTTCGCAGAAATTAGGACGCGGTTTATTTGGCGGAGAAGGTTTTATCATGCAGAAACTCGAAGGAGACGGAATGGCATTTGTACATTCTGGCGGAACAATGGCAAAAAAAGTATTGGGTCATGGCGAAGTCCTTAAAGTAGATACGGGATGTATTATTGGTTTTACCAAAGATGTAGATTATGATATTGAATTTATTGGCGGAATCAAGAATTCTATTTTTGGCGGCGAAGGATTATTTTATGCCTCTTTAAAAGGTCCGGGAACGGTTTACATACAGTCGTTGCCATTCTCCAGACTGGCTGACCGCATTATTGCATCGGCACCAAGATCTGGCGGAAACAGCCGCGACGAAGGTAGTCTTCTTGGCGGATTAGGAAATCTTTTGGATGGCGATAACCGATTTTAA
- a CDS encoding nuclear transport factor 2 family protein: MESRERVIKNYVKGYNQFDIDKMTAAFIDDIVFENIQNGEVNMTLIGIDEFREQAEKAKAYFSIRSQTITAFNHFESKTEVEIDYYAVLAMDFPNGMKKGDELNLKGKSVFEILEGRILKLTDIS; this comes from the coding sequence ATGGAGAGTAGAGAAAGAGTAATTAAGAATTATGTTAAAGGTTACAATCAATTTGATATTGATAAAATGACAGCTGCTTTTATTGATGATATTGTTTTTGAAAACATTCAGAATGGTGAAGTAAATATGACTTTGATCGGAATAGATGAATTTAGAGAACAGGCAGAAAAAGCAAAAGCGTATTTTTCGATCAGATCACAAACAATTACTGCATTCAATCATTTTGAATCCAAAACTGAGGTAGAAATTGATTATTATGCGGTTTTGGCAATGGATTTCCCTAACGGAATGAAAAAAGGTGATGAATTAAACTTGAAAGGAAAATCTGTTTTTGAGATTTTAGAGGGTAGAATTTTGAAATTGACTGATATTAGCTAA